The proteins below come from a single Triticum aestivum cultivar Chinese Spring chromosome 5D, IWGSC CS RefSeq v2.1, whole genome shotgun sequence genomic window:
- the LOC123120901 gene encoding uncharacterized protein codes for MAPKTGKKRGGRKPKPKPKPKPKTPSSSSSPTSVLPPPPTETKAADVLTGDVLRNVLRRLSLVDLLRAALACHYWRRAASRCLPRAPPLLGYFHHPVKTCLPPPVKQKHQPLQDAVFVPLGSSSPLSSLDFAPGASRYKLYDSLQGLLLLEPTAALPGGILPRFLVLDPATRRRALLRPPPRSTVPDDRLWRSSRFYIGSALLSRAHPSKLCFEVVCFAIDDGHPRAWVASVDEGQCRWRALPRAVDVEVEFEPWCFERRCVHAAGKLYWHICNSGRVLVLDPSTLHFSYMLAPAALSDHFSKYRVGEMPEDGQLCIATVENQMMQLWVRGETRWSDNGWHLEREMNLSKLYDALPGVPRDRRARSASIMLTDMDAGRTGKLFIQMLGYGRYSFDLKTCKLERLAMEDGKEYGDPIFAYSLAWPPAFLAEA; via the coding sequence ATGGCGCCGAAGACTGGGAAGAAGAGGGGCGGACGCAAGCCCAAGCCCAAGCCCAAACCCAAACCCAAAACCCCATCTTCCTCTAGCTCGCCGACCTCGGTCCTGCCGCCACCGCCGACGGAGACGAAGGCGGCCGACGTCCTCACCGGGGACGTGCTCCGCAACGtcctccgccgcctctccctcGTCGACCTCCTCCGCGCCGCCCTCGCCTGCCACTACTggcgccgcgccgcctcccgctgcctcccccgcgcccctcccctcctcggCTACTTCCATCACCCCGTCAAAACCTGCCTCCCGCCGCCCGTCAAGCAGAAGCACCAACCCCTCCAAGACGCCGTCTTCGTCCCCCTCGGCTCCTCCTCCCCGCTCAGCTCCCTCGATTTCGCCCCGGGCGCCTCCCGCTACAAGCTCTACGACTCTCTCCAGGGCCTCCTGCTCCTCGAGCCGACCGCGGCGCTCCCCGGGGGGATCCTCCCGCGCTTCCTCGTCCTCGACCCGGCCACCCGCCGCCGCGcgctcctccggccgccgccgcgatccACGGTGCCCGATGACCGCCTCTGGCGCAGCTCCAGGTTCTACATCGGCTCCGCGCTTCTCTCCCGCGCGCACCCGAGCAAGCTCTGCTTCGAGGTCGTCTGCTTCGCCATCGACGACGGGCACCCGCGCGCCTGGGTCGCGTCCGTCGACGAGGGCCAGTGCCGCTGGCGCGCGCTCCCGCGGGCCGTGGACGTCGAGGTCGAATTCGAGCCCTGGTGCTTCGAGCGACGCTGCGTGCACGCCGCCGGGAAGCTCTATTGGCACATCTGCAACTCGGGTCGCGTGCTCGTGCTAGACCCTTCCACACTGCACTTCTCTTACATGCTGGCGCCGGCCGCACTGTCGGACCACTTCAGCAAGTACCGCGTCGGGGAGATGCCGGAGGACGGGCAGCTCTGCATCGCGACCGTGGAGAACCAGATGATGCAGCTCTGGGTGCGTGGGGAGACCAGGTGGAGCGACAATGGGTGGCATCTTGAGAGGGAGATGAACCTTAGCAAGTTGTACGACGCACTGCCGGGCGTGCCCAGGGACAGGAGGGCCAGGTCGGCGAGCATCATGCTCACCGACATGGACGCCGGGCGCACAGGGAAGCTGTTCATCCAGATGCTGGGCTATGGGCGCTACTCGTTCGATCTCAAGACTTGCAAGCTGGAGCGCCTGGCGATGGAGGATGGCAAAGAGTACGGGGACCCCATCTTCGCCTACTCCCTGGCATGGCCGCCTGCCTTCCTGGCTGAAGCGTAA
- the LOC123120902 gene encoding phosphoglycolate phosphatase 2 translates to MAKALLTADAARSLVGSVDAFLFDCDGVIWKGDELIQGVPETLELLRKLGKKLVFVTNNSRKSRRQYSKKFKTLGLEVTEEEIFTSSFAAAMFLKLNNFSPEKKVYVVGEDGILDELKLAGFECFGGPEDGKKNIMLEANFYFDHDKNVGAVVVGLDQYFNYYKMQYASLCIRENPGCLFIATNRDPTGHMTSAQEWPGAGTMVAAVSCSVQKEPIVVGKPSSFLMDFLLKSFNLETSRMCMVGDRLDTDILFGQNTGCKTLLVLSGVTTLPDLQDASNTIHPDLYTNSVHDLVKLLQQ, encoded by the exons ATGGCCAAAGCTCTCCTCACCGCCGACGCCGCCCGATCCCTCGTCGGCTCCGTCGACGCCTTCCTCTTCGATTGCGATG GGGTGATTTGGAAAGGGGACGAGCTCATCCAAGGGGTCCCCGAGACACTGGAGTTGCTGCGAAAATTG GGCAAGAAATTAGTTTTTGTAACAAACAACTCTAGGAAGTCGAGAAGGCAGtattcaaagaaattcaaaacacTTGGCCTTGAAGTTACTGAG GAAGAGATCTTCACGTCATCATTTGCAGCAGCCATGTTCTTGAAGTTAAATAATTTTTCTCCAGAGAAGAAG GTTTATGTTGTTGGTGAGGATGGCATCTTGGACGAGCTCAAGTTAGCTGGCTTTGAATGTTTTGGTGGTCCG GAGGATGGCAAGAAAAACATAATGTTGGAGGCGAACTTCTACTTTGACCACGACAAAAAT GTTGGAGCTGTCGTTGTTGGACTTGATCAGTACTTCAACTATTACAAAATGCA GTATGCAAGCTTGTGTATTCGTGAGAATCCAGGCTGCCTTTTCATTGCGACCAACCGTGACCCTACTGGACATATGACATCCGCCCAAGAATGGCCAG GAGCTGGAACTATGGTTGCTGCAGTAAGTTGCTCGGTGCAGAAAGAGCCTATTGTTGTTGGAAAACCTTCAAGCTTTTTGATGGACTTCCTATTGAAAAG CTTCAATTTGGAAACGTCGAGAATGTGCATGGTTGGTGACAGACTAGACACAGACATACTATTTGGCCAGAATACTGGTTGCAAGACCCTCCTTGTTCTGTCAG GTGTGACTACCTTACCAGACCTTCAGGATGCCTCAAATACCATCCATCCAGATCTTTACACAAACTCTGTGCACGATCTCGTCAAGTTGCTGCAGCAATAA